One Lacipirellulaceae bacterium DNA window includes the following coding sequences:
- a CDS encoding multidrug efflux RND transporter permease subunit: MKLPHFFIDRPIFATVVSIVIVLVGSLAYFQLPVAQYPEVALPTVVVRTAYPGATPETIARTVATPLEQEINGVEDMLYMESQSTGDGSMQLTITFKLGSDLDKAQVLVQNRVAVAEPRLPEEVRRIGVTTTKSSPDLLLVVHLLSPDDSRDQLYISNYAYLQIRDRLARLDGVGDLQIFGGREYSMRIWLDMERIASLNLTAGDVVAALRSQNIQVAAGVIGQPPLENDGASQLMVSTKGRLRTPKEFEQIVVKSGENGRLVRVSDVARVELGARDYSVNSYLDGQPAVAMVVFQRPGSNGLETANNVIEAMEELSEDFPAGLGHEIVYNPTQFVSDSIDEVFVTLLQAGALVVLTVFIFLQNWRSTIIPVVAIPVSLIGTFALLLVMGFSLNMLSLFGLVLAIGIVVDDAIVVVENVERLMEDEGLDPRKATHQAMDEVSSALIATTLVLIAVFVPTAFISGISGQFYRQFAVTIAISTAISTLVSLTLSPALCALLLKPPGAKKNLLDKLSDKLLGWFFKTFNKVFDVINKIYGEFICKLLRVSFIALLVYGGLLVLTWFGFTRVPTGFIPPQDQGYLIVAIQLPDGASLSRTDEVTQKVKEIALETPGITHAVAFAGFSGATRTNNSNAAAVFTPLADYEDRESGMTIDTILNDLRGRLSKLQEAQIFVIAPPPVRGIGTGGGFKMQVEDRAGGTPRELQQAAFNLFMAANQEPGLVQVFSTFRADTPQIYADVDRTKVRMMDVPIGNVFDALQVYLGSTYVNDFNYLGRTYRVTAQAEPEFRDDPGDIAKLRTRSNSGAVVPLGSLVNIRTTTAPDRVVRYNLYPAADINGDTLPGTSSGDAIARMERLAEEILPPGYDFEWTDLAYQQKAAGNTAIFIFPLCVLFVFLALSAQYESWLLPLAVILIVPMCLLCAIAGVWFRGMDNNILTQIGFVVLVGLACKNAILIVEFAKAEEEKGKNRFEAAIEACRLRLRPILMTALSFVLGVIPLLIATGAGSEMRRALGTAVFSGMLGVTIFGLFFTPIFYVVLRKFAKDNPANTPDARC, translated from the coding sequence ATGAAACTTCCACACTTCTTCATTGACCGACCAATCTTCGCCACGGTGGTGTCGATCGTCATTGTGCTGGTCGGTTCGCTCGCCTACTTCCAGTTGCCGGTCGCTCAGTATCCGGAAGTTGCCCTTCCCACGGTTGTGGTGCGAACGGCTTATCCTGGTGCGACCCCGGAGACGATTGCTCGCACGGTCGCAACGCCGCTAGAGCAAGAGATCAACGGCGTCGAAGACATGCTCTACATGGAATCGCAGAGTACCGGCGATGGCTCGATGCAGCTGACGATTACATTTAAGCTTGGGTCCGACCTCGACAAGGCTCAGGTGCTTGTGCAGAACCGCGTGGCAGTGGCGGAACCACGTCTGCCGGAAGAAGTGCGTCGGATCGGCGTGACGACCACCAAGAGCTCGCCGGACTTGCTGTTGGTGGTGCATTTGCTCTCACCCGACGATAGCCGCGATCAACTCTATATTAGCAACTACGCCTATCTGCAGATTCGTGATCGCTTAGCACGCCTAGATGGCGTGGGCGACTTGCAGATTTTTGGGGGGCGTGAATACAGCATGCGAATTTGGCTCGACATGGAGCGGATCGCCTCGCTGAATCTGACCGCCGGGGATGTTGTTGCCGCACTGCGGAGTCAGAACATTCAAGTTGCCGCGGGCGTGATTGGGCAACCTCCACTTGAGAATGACGGTGCTTCCCAATTGATGGTCAGCACCAAGGGACGACTGCGCACACCGAAAGAATTTGAGCAGATCGTCGTCAAGTCGGGTGAAAACGGACGGCTGGTCCGTGTGTCGGATGTCGCCCGTGTTGAACTGGGTGCTCGTGATTACAGCGTAAATAGCTACCTCGACGGTCAACCAGCCGTCGCGATGGTGGTTTTTCAACGCCCCGGGTCCAACGGTCTCGAAACGGCCAATAACGTGATCGAGGCGATGGAAGAACTCAGCGAGGACTTCCCCGCCGGGCTTGGGCACGAAATCGTCTATAACCCCACGCAGTTCGTCAGCGACTCGATCGACGAAGTGTTCGTCACGTTGCTGCAAGCGGGCGCACTGGTTGTGCTGACGGTGTTCATCTTCTTGCAGAATTGGCGCTCGACAATCATCCCTGTGGTGGCGATTCCCGTCTCGTTGATTGGTACGTTTGCGCTTCTGCTGGTGATGGGCTTTTCTCTGAACATGCTGTCCCTATTCGGGCTCGTTCTGGCAATTGGCATCGTGGTGGATGACGCGATTGTCGTGGTCGAGAATGTTGAGCGTCTGATGGAGGACGAAGGGCTCGATCCGCGCAAAGCGACTCACCAAGCGATGGACGAGGTTTCTTCAGCGCTGATCGCTACGACGCTCGTGTTGATCGCTGTGTTCGTGCCGACGGCATTCATCTCCGGGATTAGTGGACAATTCTATCGGCAATTCGCCGTGACGATTGCCATCTCGACCGCAATCTCCACGCTCGTTTCCCTCACGCTCAGTCCGGCGTTGTGCGCATTGCTGCTCAAGCCGCCGGGGGCGAAGAAGAATTTGCTCGATAAACTCAGCGACAAGCTGCTCGGTTGGTTCTTCAAGACCTTCAACAAGGTCTTCGATGTCATCAACAAGATTTATGGCGAATTCATTTGCAAGCTCTTGCGTGTGAGTTTCATCGCGCTGCTGGTTTACGGCGGGCTGCTCGTGCTGACTTGGTTCGGCTTTACACGCGTCCCTACCGGCTTCATTCCGCCACAGGATCAGGGGTACCTCATCGTGGCGATTCAGTTGCCCGATGGTGCTTCGCTCAGCCGAACTGACGAAGTCACGCAGAAGGTGAAGGAAATCGCTCTCGAAACGCCAGGCATCACGCACGCGGTTGCCTTTGCAGGCTTCTCGGGTGCGACGCGAACGAACAACTCCAACGCCGCCGCCGTCTTCACGCCGTTGGCTGATTATGAAGATCGCGAGTCGGGGATGACGATCGATACAATTCTCAACGACCTGCGTGGACGCCTCAGCAAGTTGCAAGAAGCGCAGATCTTTGTGATCGCTCCCCCGCCGGTGCGCGGCATTGGTACCGGGGGCGGTTTCAAAATGCAGGTTGAGGACCGCGCTGGCGGCACGCCGCGGGAACTGCAGCAGGCAGCTTTCAACTTGTTTATGGCCGCCAACCAAGAGCCCGGTCTCGTGCAGGTGTTTTCAACCTTCCGCGCGGACACCCCGCAGATCTACGCCGATGTCGACCGCACGAAGGTCCGCATGATGGACGTGCCGATTGGTAACGTCTTCGACGCGCTGCAAGTGTATCTCGGTTCGACCTACGTGAACGATTTTAACTATCTCGGAAGGACTTATCGTGTTACTGCCCAGGCGGAGCCCGAGTTCCGTGACGATCCGGGTGACATCGCCAAGCTCCGCACCCGAAGCAACTCAGGCGCGGTGGTTCCCCTAGGATCGCTCGTGAATATCCGCACCACGACGGCCCCCGACCGCGTTGTTCGCTACAACCTTTACCCTGCGGCCGATATCAACGGCGATACCCTCCCCGGCACAAGTAGCGGCGACGCAATTGCCCGCATGGAACGCCTCGCCGAAGAGATCCTCCCGCCTGGATACGACTTCGAATGGACCGACTTGGCTTATCAACAAAAAGCCGCCGGCAACACGGCGATTTTCATCTTCCCGCTTTGCGTGCTGTTCGTTTTTCTAGCTCTTAGCGCTCAGTACGAAAGCTGGCTGTTGCCGCTGGCTGTGATTCTGATCGTCCCCATGTGTTTGCTCTGCGCGATCGCGGGCGTTTGGTTCCGCGGCATGGATAACAACATCCTTACGCAGATCGGCTTCGTTGTTCTAGTGGGCCTCGCCTGCAAGAACGCGATTCTGATCGTTGAGTTCGCCAAGGCGGAGGAAGAAAAAGGAAAGAACCGCTTCGAGGCCGCCATCGAAGCGTGCCGTCTGAGACTACGGCCCATTCTGATGACCGCGCTCTCGTTCGTGCTAGGCGTGATTCCCCTGTTGATTGCCACGGGGGCGGGCTCAGAAATGCGCCGCGCGCTG
- a CDS encoding efflux RND transporter periplasmic adaptor subunit, with protein sequence MRLRKRSTSFRIQSVFFCLIALVGCRGASGPQGGEMPPPEVTVAQPAKQVLIEWDEYTGRLAAVDAVEVRPRVSGYLREANFSEGEMVEKGDPLFVIDRRPFETELRRANAQVAEAEAALLQAQAQVKQSKAREVQAAAAVGLAETEMRRAETLVRQNAISESEYDTRESTLTQARADFDAAQSNTSAAIALVGVAEAAITTAKANVHTAELQLGYADVEAPISGRVGAKIVTEGNLVVGGGGNSTLLTTIIAQNPVHCYFDANEQEFLKYVRLSNSGKRESSREAKNPVYMALIDEEGFPHLGHMDFVDNRIDPNTGTMRGRAIFRNDDGTLTPGLFARVRLPGSASYEAILVPEEAIGTDLSEQFVNVVSDGGKVTRQPVKVGPKSHGLRIIREGLTGEELVVIRGSQSLRPGVNVKATEETLEILPEADGLPDEYKPVPREEWITRENTTSPEVSSDFKSDAK encoded by the coding sequence ATGCGCCTTCGAAAACGCTCTACCTCATTCCGCATACAGTCTGTCTTCTTTTGTTTGATTGCCCTTGTTGGGTGCCGTGGTGCTTCCGGTCCCCAAGGCGGCGAAATGCCTCCGCCGGAAGTGACGGTCGCCCAACCTGCCAAGCAGGTTCTCATCGAATGGGACGAATACACAGGTCGCCTCGCTGCTGTTGATGCTGTTGAGGTGCGACCTCGGGTGAGTGGCTACCTGCGAGAGGCAAACTTCAGCGAAGGAGAAATGGTTGAAAAGGGCGATCCGCTGTTTGTGATTGATCGCCGTCCCTTCGAAACCGAGCTCCGCCGTGCTAACGCCCAGGTTGCCGAAGCAGAGGCAGCGCTGCTGCAAGCCCAGGCTCAAGTCAAGCAATCCAAAGCGCGCGAAGTGCAGGCTGCGGCTGCCGTTGGATTGGCCGAGACAGAAATGAGACGCGCCGAGACGCTCGTCCGTCAGAATGCGATCTCCGAGTCGGAGTATGACACCCGCGAAAGCACACTCACCCAAGCCCGGGCCGACTTCGATGCGGCTCAGTCAAACACTTCGGCTGCCATCGCTCTCGTTGGGGTTGCCGAAGCGGCAATCACAACCGCCAAAGCTAATGTGCACACGGCCGAGTTGCAGCTTGGTTATGCCGATGTGGAGGCACCGATTTCCGGTCGAGTCGGCGCGAAGATTGTCACCGAGGGAAACCTCGTCGTTGGAGGTGGCGGGAACTCGACCTTACTGACAACCATCATCGCGCAAAATCCGGTGCACTGTTACTTCGACGCCAATGAACAGGAGTTCCTCAAGTACGTTCGCCTTAGTAATTCCGGCAAACGAGAGAGTTCTCGCGAAGCGAAAAACCCTGTCTACATGGCTCTGATTGACGAGGAGGGCTTTCCGCATCTCGGACATATGGACTTCGTGGATAATCGCATCGACCCAAACACGGGAACGATGCGCGGCCGGGCGATTTTCCGCAACGACGACGGCACGCTCACCCCGGGGCTTTTCGCCCGAGTTCGATTGCCGGGCAGCGCATCCTATGAAGCGATCTTGGTTCCCGAGGAAGCGATTGGAACAGACCTGTCTGAACAGTTTGTGAACGTCGTCAGCGACGGCGGCAAAGTGACGCGACAACCCGTGAAAGTTGGCCCCAAGAGCCACGGTCTACGCATTATCCGTGAAGGACTCACCGGCGAAGAACTTGTCGTGATTCGCGGCAGCCAGAGCCTCCGTCCGGGCGTGAATGTGAAAGCGACCGAGGAAACGCTCGAAATCCTCCCCGAGGCCGATGGCCTGCCTGACGAGTACAAGCCGGTTCCACGCGAAGAGTGGATCACGCGAGAAAACACCACGTCGCCGGAAGTCTCGTCCGACTTCAAAAGCGACGCAAAATAG
- a CDS encoding YqgE/AlgH family protein — translation MKSLVGHLLVASPKMKDPNFARTVTLMLRHEESGALGVVLTRPGNKTVTEVWEMIEAPPVDCDDDVFNGGPVPGPMIALHDSPRHSEQEVLPGLHMSMQRDAIDEVVRSAAEFRLYGGHAGWGGGQLEGELQAGGWLKTPADRDSVFSDYETLWQRTLSKIGVSIIAPEIDPSQVPFDPGMN, via the coding sequence ATGAAATCACTCGTTGGTCATTTACTAGTTGCTTCGCCGAAGATGAAGGACCCCAACTTTGCGCGGACTGTGACGCTGATGCTGCGTCATGAGGAGAGCGGCGCACTTGGGGTTGTACTCACTCGCCCAGGCAACAAAACGGTGACCGAAGTCTGGGAGATGATCGAAGCCCCGCCGGTGGATTGCGATGACGATGTCTTCAACGGTGGCCCCGTTCCTGGTCCCATGATTGCATTGCATGATTCGCCTCGCCACAGTGAGCAGGAAGTGTTGCCTGGGTTGCATATGTCGATGCAACGCGATGCGATTGACGAAGTCGTGCGGAGTGCGGCCGAGTTTCGCCTTTATGGCGGTCACGCCGGCTGGGGCGGAGGGCAGCTTGAGGGCGAACTCCAAGCGGGTGGCTGGCTGAAGACCCCCGCTGACAGGGACTCCGTATTCTCTGACTATGAAACACTGTGGCAGAGAACGCTCAGTAAGATCGGTGTGAGCATCATCGCCCCGGAGATTGATCCCAGCCAAGTGCCGTTTGATCCCGGTATGAATTAG